CCTTGAAAGAATCCAGGGACCGCGAGTCCGCCCTCGCACGGCATGTCCGAGCCGAGGCCCGAGCTTCGCGATCCCCTGAATTGCGGGGGCCTCGGCCCGGTCCGGGGCGGGCTCTTTGCCAATCCGGCCAGCGCCCTAACGGTCGAAGACCAGCCTGGAATAGCCGAGGAAGGAGAGCGCCATGGCGGCCAGCGAGGCCGCGGCGAGCGCCGCCAGCGGCGGCATGGCTGGGACGGCAAACAGCAGGGCGCAGTAGACGAGATAGTTGGCGACGCTGGTGGCGATGCCGACGCCGCCATAGCGGGCGCCTTCCTGCGCAAGGCCGCGGCTCGATGGCGAGAAGGTCAGGTGGCGGTTGATCTGCCAGGTGACGCAGAGCGCGAAGCCGATCGACAGGATGCGGGCGCCGAAAGGCCCAAGCGGGGTGATGGCCAGCAGCAGCCACAGTGCGGCGGCATCGGCGACGAAGCCGATGCCGCCGGCGAAGACAAACCTTGCGACACGTTGCATCTTTCAGGCCGCGCGCGGGGTCTTGCCCGTTTCCGGCTTCTGCGCCACCGCGCCGGCGCGGCGCTCGGAACGGCCCGACGGCATGGAGAGATAGAAGATGCGCTTCTGCTCGGCCCGGCCACGCGACACCGAATCCAGGATCAGCCCTGTCACGGCGGCGAGCATCGACAGCAGCAGCAAGCCGACCGACAGCACCCAGGTCGGCATGCGCGGGACGAGGCCCGTTTCAGCGAACTCGACCAGCACCGGCGCCATCAGGAACAAGCTGGACGCCAGGAAGAAGAGCGAAAAGGCGCCGAAGAAGCGCAGCGGCTGCGTCTCCTTCATCAGCATGGCGAACATCCACAGGATCCTGGCGCCATCGCGGAAGGTCGATAGTTTCGAGGAAGACCCGACCGGCCGGCGGCCGTAGTCGAGAGCGATTTCGGCGACCGGCAGTTTGAGCTGCGAGGCGTGCACCGACATCTCGGTCTCGATCTCGAAGCCGCCGGAGACGGCCGGAAAGCTCTTGACGAAGCGCCTGGTGAAGACGCGGTAGCCCGAGAAGATGTCGGTGAAATCGCTGCCGAAGAGCCATTTGTAGAGGCTGTTGAAGACACGGTTGCCGAAAGCATGGCCGGTCCTGCCGGCGTCGTCGATCACGCCGCGCCTGGTGCCCACCACCATGTCGCAACGCTCGGTCAGAAGCGTGTTGATCAGCTGCGGCGCGTCCTCGGGCGCATAGGTGCCGTCGCCGTCGGCCATCAGATAGATGTCGGCGTCGATGTCGGCGAACATGCGCCGCACCACATTGCCTTTGCCCTGGCGCGGTTCGCGGACCACGGTGGCACCGGCCGCACGGGCCCTGAGCGCCGTCAGGTCGCGTGAATTGTTGTCGTAGACATAGATGGTGGCGTCCGGCAGCGTCTCGCGGAATCGCTGCACCACCTCGGCGACGGTCAGCTCCTCATTGTAGCAAGGCAGGAGCACGGCGATGACCGGTTCATGGCTGATGGCTTGCGGCATTTTCGTCTCCGGATGCCTGGTCGACCACACGGTCGCGCGCCGGACCGGCCTCGTCCAGGCGGTTTTACTATTTATTGAAGCCGTTAAGGCTAGGTTTAAGGCCGACTTCATGAGTGTCGATTGGCCTTGAAAGGTCCGGCATTCCCGCCAGGGGCATCGGGATGGGCACAGCAAGGGGAACTTCCACCTGGAGGTCCGATATCGCGTTCGCGCTGCTTGCCGCCCTGCTGCTGCTGGCCCTCAATGCCCATGCCGGGTTCCCGCAACTGGCCGATCCGGCCGGCGACAATGACAGCCTGCTGCAATTGGTCGAAGTCCGCGACCTCATGGCCGGCCAAGGCTGGTTCGACCTGCACCAGTACAGGATGGGTCTGGAAGGCGGCTTCGTCATGCACTGGTCGCGGCTGCTCGACGCGCCGCTGGCGCTTGCCATCCTCGCCGTATCGGCCCTGACGGGCAGCCCCGCTTTGGCCGAACAAATCGTGCAGATCGCCTGGCCTGCCCTGCAGTTCTGGCTTGCTGTGTTCTTTATCATCCGCGCCGCGCGCGCTTTCGCCGGCACTCATGCGGTGCTGCCCGCCGTCGTCGTCGGCGGGGCCGCCCTGTACTATATCGGCATATTCTCCCCCGGTTCGCTCGATCATCACAATGTCCAGCTTGCGCTGACCCTGGCGAGCCTCGCTTTGCTGCTCGAGGCGCCCACGCACCGGCCGGCTGCCCTGGTCGCGGGCATCTGCGCCACGCTGACCCTGGCCATCGGCATGGAAAGCGCTCCCTATGCCGGAACCCTCGGCGCCGTCGTCGCCCTGCTGTTCCTCGGCAACGGCTCCGGCGAAAGGCTGATCGCCAGGGATTTCGGTCTCGGTGTCGCCGCCGCCGCGGCTTTGGTCTTCGCCATCACCGTCCCCGTATCGTCCTGGGGTCAGGCCCAGTGCGATACGTTCTCGATCGTGCAGTTCGCTCTCGCCGCGCTTGCCGGCGCCGGTCTGACGGTCGTCGCGTCATGGAAGGCCGCCAACGCCACGCTCGCCCGGCGCCTGATCTCGCTGGGCCTGCTTGCCGCCGTCCTCGCTCTTGTCGTGGTGTTCCTGTTCCCGCAATGCCTGGCCGCCCCCTATGCCAGGCTCGATCCGCGCCTCCAGCAGATGTGGCTCGGCCATATCGAGGAGGCGCAGTCGATCTTCCAGCTTGTCTTCGATGATCCGGTCAGGGCCGTGGCGCGTTTCGCCACGCCGCTGGTGGCGATCATCGTGATGGCGCTTCACTTCAGCCATGGCGGATGGCGGCGGCAGGACAGCCTCGTCGGCGCGCTGTTGGTGGTGGCGTTCCTGGTCAGCGCCTGGGAAGTGCGCGGCTCGACCTTCTCCATCGCCTTCGCGGTGATCCCGCTTTCGGCATGGATCGCCAAATGGCGGCAGCGGGCCGAGGCCAGCCCGTCCGGCGGCTCGGTGCTGAGGATGGCCGCGGCCTGGCTGATCTCGGTGAATGCCATCTGGTCGGGCGCCGCCGAGGCTGCATCGAGCGCCTTCGCAATCGGCGCGCCTCCCAGGGACGCCAGTATCGATTCGCCCTGCAACAGCAGGGGTTCGTTCGCCGTACTTGGACGGATGGCCCCCACCACGGTTCTTGCCATCTCCAATCTTGGCTCGCCGATCCTCGCCTTCACCGGACATCGCGTCTTCGCCGGGCCCTACCATCGCAATGTCGCCGGAAATCTGCTCGCGCTCGACGCCCTGCTGGGCTCCGCCGCCGATGCGAAGGCCATCATCGAAAGCCACCATGTCGGCCTCGTCGCGCTCTGCCGCGGCAACCCGGAAAGCCGGCTGTTGACGGCCAGCGCGCCGGACAGCTTCCTGGCCGGAGTGATGCGCGGCAGCGTGCCGGAATGGCTGGAACCGGTGGCTGAGGCCCATGGCGCCCCGCTCGAACTCTACCGCGTCAGGTCCAAAGGCTGAAAATTTCTGCACAAACAAAGGCTTGATGCGCGGCCGCGCCGGTTTCGCGAAGGCATCCGGCCTCGTGTTCGGGCATCGTCTCCGGCGAAGACCGGAACTCATTTTTCGGGATCATGCTCCGGCTACAAAAAATCGTTTTCAGGATACGTTTCCTAAAGGGTTTGCTGCCAGTCTCGGAAACAAATCCGACGTCAAAAAACAGGGACACCGATGCAAACTCCGTTTGGCACCGGTCAGGCAAACAGGGAGAGCACGGATCTGGCCTTCACCGATCCGTTGACCGGGCTTGGCAACCATCGCCGCTTCTTCGACAAGGTCGATCGCCTGATCAGCGACCGTGCCGACGATCCCGCACCCTTCACCGTCGGCATCCTCGACCTCGACGGCTTCAAGCCGATCAACGATCTGTTCGGCCA
The genomic region above belongs to Mesorhizobium sp. B4-1-4 and contains:
- a CDS encoding GtrA family protein; the protein is MQRVARFVFAGGIGFVADAAALWLLLAITPLGPFGARILSIGFALCVTWQINRHLTFSPSSRGLAQEGARYGGVGIATSVANYLVYCALLFAVPAMPPLAALAAASLAAMALSFLGYSRLVFDR
- a CDS encoding glycosyltransferase, with product MPQAISHEPVIAVLLPCYNEELTVAEVVQRFRETLPDATIYVYDNNSRDLTALRARAAGATVVREPRQGKGNVVRRMFADIDADIYLMADGDGTYAPEDAPQLINTLLTERCDMVVGTRRGVIDDAGRTGHAFGNRVFNSLYKWLFGSDFTDIFSGYRVFTRRFVKSFPAVSGGFEIETEMSVHASQLKLPVAEIALDYGRRPVGSSSKLSTFRDGARILWMFAMLMKETQPLRFFGAFSLFFLASSLFLMAPVLVEFAETGLVPRMPTWVLSVGLLLLSMLAAVTGLILDSVSRGRAEQKRIFYLSMPSGRSERRAGAVAQKPETGKTPRAA
- a CDS encoding GtrA family protein, which produces MGTARGTSTWRSDIAFALLAALLLLALNAHAGFPQLADPAGDNDSLLQLVEVRDLMAGQGWFDLHQYRMGLEGGFVMHWSRLLDAPLALAILAVSALTGSPALAEQIVQIAWPALQFWLAVFFIIRAARAFAGTHAVLPAVVVGGAALYYIGIFSPGSLDHHNVQLALTLASLALLLEAPTHRPAALVAGICATLTLAIGMESAPYAGTLGAVVALLFLGNGSGERLIARDFGLGVAAAAALVFAITVPVSSWGQAQCDTFSIVQFALAALAGAGLTVVASWKAANATLARRLISLGLLAAVLALVVVFLFPQCLAAPYARLDPRLQQMWLGHIEEAQSIFQLVFDDPVRAVARFATPLVAIIVMALHFSHGGWRRQDSLVGALLVVAFLVSAWEVRGSTFSIAFAVIPLSAWIAKWRQRAEASPSGGSVLRMAAAWLISVNAIWSGAAEAASSAFAIGAPPRDASIDSPCNSRGSFAVLGRMAPTTVLAISNLGSPILAFTGHRVFAGPYHRNVAGNLLALDALLGSAADAKAIIESHHVGLVALCRGNPESRLLTASAPDSFLAGVMRGSVPEWLEPVAEAHGAPLELYRVRSKG